From one uncultured Paludibacter sp. genomic stretch:
- a CDS encoding conserved membrane hypothetical protein (Evidence 4 : Unknown function but conserved in other organisms): MIILTGLYFIFGLVSWVNAILIPYFKFTCELSEVQSYLVTFAFYIAYLIFSIPASVLLNKIRYKKGLTVGLWIMSAGAFLFVPAAYLRNFPVFLIGLFSLGIGLAILQSAANPFVTIIGKKESAASRMSFVGFFNKLAGILSNLLFAAVVMGASAKKMMVDIKNGLYVGLAREEALDQLIRGVIIPYFILGVILFLFGLIIRYSVLPDIDTKKQNASLDINAEGKSIFQYPNLILGVLAMFFHVGSQMISLATVINYAGTMGLELEGTAKNFPSYIMSLTMLGYLFGVFFIPKLISQRTALVICTLLNLLLSFLIILANRQVHFFGIDANISLWFLVLMGLPNALIYAGIWPLAISGLGKLTNLGSAMLVMGLCGSAIIPLIYSTISVKTDMRTAYWILVPCFAYLVFYAVYGYKINSWKPVKKI; the protein is encoded by the coding sequence ATGATTATTCTTACCGGATTGTATTTTATTTTCGGACTTGTTTCGTGGGTAAATGCTATTCTTATTCCTTATTTTAAATTTACGTGTGAATTGAGCGAAGTACAGTCCTACCTTGTGACTTTTGCTTTTTATATTGCTTATCTTATATTTTCTATTCCTGCATCTGTTTTACTTAATAAAATCAGATATAAAAAAGGGCTGACAGTAGGTTTGTGGATTATGTCGGCTGGAGCTTTTCTTTTTGTTCCTGCTGCTTATTTAAGAAACTTTCCTGTTTTTCTTATAGGTTTATTTTCACTTGGAATAGGATTAGCTATTCTTCAATCAGCGGCAAATCCCTTTGTAACTATAATAGGCAAAAAAGAAAGCGCCGCAAGTCGTATGAGTTTTGTTGGGTTTTTTAATAAATTGGCAGGTATTCTTTCCAATTTATTATTTGCAGCAGTTGTTATGGGAGCGTCTGCAAAAAAAATGATGGTAGATATAAAAAATGGTCTTTATGTTGGACTTGCTCGCGAAGAAGCTTTAGATCAATTAATTCGTGGAGTTATTATACCTTACTTTATATTAGGCGTTATTCTTTTTTTATTTGGTCTTATTATACGTTATTCTGTTTTACCTGATATTGATACAAAAAAGCAAAATGCTTCATTGGATATAAATGCTGAAGGAAAATCTATTTTCCAATATCCCAACTTGATTTTAGGTGTGTTAGCAATGTTTTTTCACGTTGGTTCGCAAATGATTTCATTAGCTACGGTAATAAATTATGCAGGAACAATGGGATTGGAATTAGAAGGCACTGCCAAAAATTTTCCTTCTTATATTATGTCATTAACAATGCTGGGATATTTATTCGGTGTATTTTTTATCCCAAAATTAATCTCACAAAGAACAGCTCTGGTCATTTGTACATTATTAAACTTATTACTTTCATTTCTGATAATATTAGCAAATCGTCAGGTGCATTTTTTTGGGATAGATGCCAATATTTCCCTTTGGTTTTTAGTGCTGATGGGACTTCCAAATGCTCTTATTTATGCAGGAATTTGGCCTCTTGCTATCAGTGGATTAGGTAAACTAACCAATTTGGGTTCGGCAATGCTGGTAATGGGACTTTGTGGAAGCGCTATTATACCTTTAATATATAGTACTATTTCGGTAAAAACAGATATGCGTACAGCTTATTGGATATTGGTTCCTTGCTTTGCATATCTTGTGTTTTACGCCGTTTACGGATATAAGATTAATTCTTGGAAACCTGTGAAAAAAATATGA
- a CDS encoding N-acetylglucosamine-6-phosphate deacetylase, with product MNKRLIIINAKVIFPDSIKEGFCIVCENGKITNIETISKLQFNDNDQIIDAKKKYLSPGFIDIHTHGGGGFDFMDGTVEAYLRAAETHIKYGTTSLLPTTLTSTTEELMNTFAVYKEAVKQNKKGASFLGLHLEGPYFSYNQRGAQDPKYLRNPKPEEYNRILEASSDIVRWSLAPELEGALEFGEILQKRNILPSIAHSDAIYEEVLKAYEKGFTHITHLYSGMSTITRKNAFRYAGVVESAYLIDDMTVEIIADGVHLPKSLLQFVYKFKGADKTALCTDSMRGAGMPDGKSILGSIKNGQEVIIEDGVAKLPDRTAFAGSVATADRLVRTMVMIAEIPLVDAIKMITATPAKIMNIHTHKGFIEIGKDADLVIFDKNINVTHTIIEGNVIYGN from the coding sequence ATGAATAAAAGATTAATTATTATAAATGCGAAAGTTATTTTCCCTGATTCTATTAAAGAGGGATTTTGTATTGTTTGTGAAAATGGCAAAATAACTAATATTGAAACAATAAGCAAGTTACAGTTTAATGATAACGACCAAATTATTGATGCAAAGAAAAAATATCTTTCTCCAGGTTTTATAGATATCCATACACATGGCGGTGGAGGATTTGATTTTATGGACGGAACCGTGGAAGCTTATCTGAGAGCGGCAGAAACTCACATAAAATATGGAACAACATCTTTACTACCCACAACCCTTACCAGCACTACCGAAGAATTGATGAATACATTTGCGGTATATAAAGAAGCTGTTAAACAAAATAAAAAAGGAGCATCTTTTCTAGGTTTACATTTGGAAGGACCTTATTTCTCTTACAATCAACGAGGCGCACAGGATCCTAAATATTTGCGAAATCCAAAACCGGAAGAATACAATCGAATACTTGAAGCATCTTCGGATATTGTGCGTTGGAGTCTGGCTCCCGAATTGGAAGGCGCTCTTGAATTTGGAGAAATATTACAAAAAAGAAACATTCTTCCTTCTATTGCTCACAGCGATGCTATTTACGAAGAAGTATTGAAAGCTTACGAAAAAGGATTTACCCACATCACACATCTTTATTCAGGAATGTCCACAATAACACGTAAAAATGCGTTTCGATATGCAGGTGTTGTAGAGTCGGCATATTTAATTGATGATATGACTGTGGAAATAATTGCAGATGGAGTACATCTTCCCAAATCGCTTTTACAGTTTGTATATAAGTTTAAAGGCGCAGATAAAACCGCTCTTTGTACAGACTCCATGAGAGGAGCCGGAATGCCTGACGGAAAATCCATTTTAGGAAGCATTAAAAACGGACAAGAAGTTATTATTGAAGACGGCGTGGCAAAATTACCAGACCGCACAGCTTTTGCCGGAAGTGTCGCAACAGCAGACAGGTTGGTTAGAACAATGGTAATGATAGCTGAAATCCCTCTGGTAGATGCAATTAAGATGATAACCGCTACCCCTGCAAAAATAATGAATATACATACACATAAAGGTTTTATTGAAATTGGAAAAGATGCTGATTTAGTGATATTCGATAAAAATATTAATGTTACACATACAATTATAGAAGGAAATGTTATATACGGAAATTAA
- a CDS encoding Glucosamine-6-phosphate isomerase has protein sequence MLYTEINSNPIVFLKDKIQVHIFNSREDMGKKAAEDTAAKIKEILQEKNEVNMIFAAAPSQNEFLKYLVNDLSIPWEKINAFHMDEYIGLSANAPQGFGNFLKERLFEKVPFKSVQYINGLVEDIQVECDRYEKLLMDYPVDIVCLGIGENGHIAFNDPPVADFNDKVLVKEVELDPSCRQQQVNENCFTSIDLVPLKAITLTIPALMKAKYMFCVVPSANKAKAVYETLHHKISEKYPATILRTKEDMKLYLDKDSASLLIYQ, from the coding sequence ATGTTATATACGGAAATTAATTCAAACCCAATCGTATTTTTAAAAGACAAAATACAAGTACATATATTTAACTCCCGTGAAGATATGGGAAAAAAAGCTGCTGAAGATACTGCCGCTAAAATTAAAGAAATATTGCAAGAAAAAAACGAAGTAAACATGATTTTTGCAGCAGCCCCTTCTCAAAACGAGTTTTTAAAATATTTAGTAAATGATTTGTCTATTCCTTGGGAGAAAATAAATGCTTTTCATATGGACGAATACATTGGTTTAAGCGCAAATGCTCCACAGGGATTTGGAAATTTTTTAAAAGAAAGATTATTTGAAAAAGTTCCATTTAAAAGTGTTCAATACATAAATGGTTTAGTTGAAGATATTCAAGTTGAATGTGATAGATATGAAAAGTTATTGATGGATTATCCTGTAGATATTGTTTGTTTAGGTATAGGTGAAAACGGTCATATTGCTTTTAACGATCCTCCTGTGGCAGATTTTAATGATAAAGTACTTGTCAAAGAGGTAGAATTGGATCCAAGTTGTCGTCAGCAGCAGGTGAATGAAAATTGCTTTACTTCTATTGATTTGGTCCCATTAAAAGCAATTACTTTAACCATACCGGCTTTAATGAAAGCAAAATATATGTTTTGTGTTGTTCCTTCGGCAAATAAAGCAAAAGCTGTGTATGAAACTTTACACCATAAAATTAGCGAAAAATACCCTGCTACTATTTTGAGAACCAAAGAAGATATGAAGCTTTATTTAGATAAAGACAGCGCTAGTTTATTAATTTATCAATAA
- a CDS encoding TonB-dependent Receptor: MKVLKTFYKYGLLSLLLVYAVNANANTFNLEVNQEGIEISGTVKDEAGEPILGVKVMEVGAMNGVITNVNGKFTIYVKNKGAKLQFSSIGYETYEITVDDSHINLQITLQEKVSKLDELVVIGYGTMKKRDVSGSISSISNDAIENTPIKNIMSAIQGRASGVQVVSNSGAPGDGISVTVRGQSTLNSGNDPLYVIDGVPVETSSLSKLNGWESHGLNPLADINPQDIESIEILKDGSSTAIYGSRAANGVILITTKRGKEGKPQINLNIYTGVSKLPRKLSVLNATQWRDIIIDTYKNLDAYNDATTPTEPHWTAIDSLNPMNSGDVDWQDVMYRTATQKQISLSVIGGTQGAKYSLNTSYLDQDGILLNSNYKRITSRLNVDFKVTDKINTGYSVSFTNGRNNRINAGGTGNNSLVQSILVRPPVYSLTYPDGTPIYYFNGKRNPVGLAEECTHLNTTNRIIGNQYIEFELLKDLRFKTSISLDFINMKEDEFYPTTVDYRAGYNTGAVSSTNNLTWINENYLTYTKSFDKKHNFSLLGGFSQQAWKYERTGLSGMYFASDNITTLNGAGTISGTDVNIATEHSLMSVFGRLGYDYLGKYLFQANMRADGSSRFGKENRWGYFPSASLAWRFSDEKFLKNIKQIEDAKLRLSVGQIGNESIGNYISQGEFTLGANYLDYSGAAPTAMPNYSLSWETTTQYDAGLDISLFKGRIYLTADVYLKRTTDLLFNVPIPETTGFSSISQNIGEIENKGLEFALTTHNFTGVFKWTSNLNIGMNRNKVVSLPENILTNGYLQNGTYQILKVGEPIGTFYGWKFLGVYSRDEDNVNKVRYGSANGKLFRGGDPIWDDFKEDQVIDNQDKQIIGNAQPKFTGGFNNDFSYKNFSLNAFFQFSYGNDIYSNLNMMRNWVFAYNNVSTDALHRWREPGDVTDIPRPIRNDPLGNEYNRVSDRWIEDGSYIRLKNVTLAYDLPQNIVKKIFLSGLQFYVTGENLITWTHYTAYDPEVSSYSGLQLGIDDGSYPQSRTFIFGLNLKF, from the coding sequence ATGAAAGTGTTAAAAACATTCTACAAGTATGGTTTACTTTCTTTGCTGTTGGTTTATGCAGTAAATGCAAATGCGAATACATTCAATTTAGAAGTAAATCAAGAGGGAATTGAAATCTCTGGTACTGTGAAAGATGAAGCCGGAGAACCAATTCTGGGCGTTAAAGTTATGGAAGTTGGTGCTATGAATGGTGTAATAACCAATGTAAATGGTAAATTTACCATTTATGTAAAGAACAAAGGTGCAAAACTTCAATTCTCTTCCATAGGATATGAAACCTATGAAATTACGGTGGATGATTCCCACATCAATTTACAAATTACATTACAGGAAAAAGTAAGTAAATTAGACGAATTGGTAGTGATAGGATATGGAACGATGAAAAAACGAGATGTGTCAGGTTCCATTTCATCAATAAGTAATGATGCTATAGAAAACACGCCGATTAAAAACATTATGTCTGCAATTCAAGGACGTGCTTCCGGCGTACAAGTTGTTTCTAATTCAGGTGCTCCTGGTGACGGAATTTCTGTTACCGTACGAGGTCAGTCTACGTTAAATTCAGGAAATGATCCACTATATGTAATAGATGGTGTTCCGGTTGAAACAAGTTCATTATCTAAACTTAACGGGTGGGAATCTCATGGGCTGAATCCATTAGCGGATATAAATCCGCAGGATATTGAATCTATCGAGATTTTAAAAGATGGTTCATCAACTGCAATCTATGGTTCGAGAGCTGCAAATGGCGTTATTCTCATTACAACCAAAAGAGGAAAAGAAGGAAAACCCCAAATAAATTTAAATATTTATACCGGAGTAAGCAAACTTCCAAGAAAACTAAGTGTGCTAAATGCAACGCAATGGAGAGACATAATTATTGATACATATAAAAATTTGGATGCGTATAATGATGCAACAACCCCAACAGAGCCACACTGGACTGCAATAGATTCATTGAATCCTATGAATAGCGGAGATGTTGATTGGCAGGATGTTATGTACAGAACTGCAACCCAAAAACAAATTAGTCTTTCAGTTATAGGGGGAACACAAGGTGCAAAATATTCGTTAAACACATCGTATTTAGATCAAGATGGTATCCTATTGAATTCAAATTATAAAAGAATAACATCCAGATTAAATGTAGACTTTAAAGTTACTGATAAAATAAATACCGGTTATAGTGTTTCATTTACCAATGGCAGAAATAATAGAATAAATGCCGGTGGAACAGGAAATAACAGTTTGGTACAATCTATCTTAGTACGACCTCCGGTATATTCACTTACTTATCCTGATGGCACTCCCATTTATTACTTTAATGGAAAACGTAATCCTGTTGGGCTTGCTGAAGAGTGTACGCACTTAAATACTACAAATAGAATTATTGGAAATCAATACATTGAATTTGAGCTTCTTAAGGATTTAAGATTCAAAACAAGTATTAGTTTGGATTTCATAAATATGAAAGAAGATGAGTTTTATCCAACAACTGTTGATTATAGAGCAGGATATAATACAGGAGCAGTAAGTTCTACAAACAATTTGACATGGATAAATGAAAACTATTTAACTTACACTAAATCGTTTGATAAAAAGCATAATTTCTCGCTTCTTGGAGGATTCAGTCAGCAAGCCTGGAAATATGAAAGAACCGGTTTGAGCGGAATGTATTTTGCAAGTGATAATATTACAACACTAAACGGCGCCGGAACTATATCAGGGACAGATGTAAATATTGCAACGGAACACAGTTTAATGTCTGTTTTTGGACGTTTAGGTTATGATTATTTGGGTAAATATTTGTTTCAAGCAAATATGAGAGCAGACGGTTCTTCACGATTTGGCAAAGAAAATAGATGGGGTTATTTCCCATCAGCATCATTAGCATGGCGTTTTTCAGATGAAAAATTCTTGAAAAATATTAAACAGATTGAAGATGCTAAACTTCGTTTAAGTGTAGGACAAATAGGAAATGAATCCATAGGGAATTATATTTCACAAGGAGAATTCACTTTAGGAGCAAATTATTTAGATTATTCAGGAGCTGCTCCTACCGCAATGCCTAATTATAGCCTGTCTTGGGAAACCACCACTCAATATGATGCAGGTTTAGACATTTCATTATTTAAAGGAAGAATATATTTGACTGCTGACGTGTATTTGAAAAGAACAACAGATCTTCTTTTTAATGTGCCGATTCCGGAAACAACAGGATTTAGCTCAATAAGTCAAAATATTGGAGAAATTGAAAATAAAGGATTAGAATTCGCATTAACAACCCATAATTTTACGGGTGTATTCAAATGGACTTCTAATCTAAACATCGGAATGAATAGAAACAAGGTTGTAAGTTTACCTGAAAATATTCTTACAAATGGATACCTTCAAAATGGAACCTACCAGATTCTAAAAGTGGGCGAACCTATAGGAACTTTTTACGGATGGAAATTCTTAGGAGTTTATTCACGCGATGAAGATAATGTGAACAAAGTAAGATACGGTTCGGCAAATGGAAAATTATTCAGAGGAGGAGATCCTATTTGGGATGATTTCAAAGAAGATCAAGTAATCGATAATCAGGATAAGCAAATTATTGGTAATGCACAGCCGAAATTTACCGGAGGATTTAACAATGACTTCTCATATAAAAACTTCTCGTTAAACGCCTTTTTCCAATTTTCTTATGGAAATGATATTTACAGTAACTTGAATATGATGCGTAACTGGGTATTTGCTTACAATAACGTATCTACAGATGCTTTGCATAGATGGCGAGAACCAGGAGATGTTACAGATATCCCGAGACCTATCAGAAACGATCCTTTAGGAAACGAATATAATAGAGTGTCTGATAGATGGATTGAGGATGGCTCATATATTAGATTAAAAAATGTGACCCTTGCTTATGATTTGCCTCAAAATATAGTAAAGAAAATTTTCCTTAGTGGATTACAGTTTTACGTAACAGGTGAAAATTTAATAACTTGGACTCATTATACTGCTTATGACCCCGAAGTAAGTTCTTACAGTGGATTGCAACTTGGTATTGATGATGGTTCTTATCCTCAAAGCCGTACATTTATATTTGGGTTAAATTTAAAATTCTAA
- a CDS encoding RagB/SusD family protein: MKTIKFIIISLLSFSIVSCSGLLDKEPISSFSADGFYKTTSDAQTGVYGIYDAAQSAFRTNFSYWGEGRADNVKTAQSGEGLALIQNNLDASLGSAYWGDLYNIINRANYAIKYIPNVYSATDATGSRLIGEAKALRALAYFYLARVWGDVPVITEPYLSIDQGIFVTKTDKETVLDLVEDDLKFAAQYCIDKFGDNRDRIMFTKGSANALLTQVYMWRHKYDEAITTSKLVLDNSLYSLVTTMADWGNIFTAGYSKESIFEVAYSDKETNSLRVLYAIGSYAIYTPSEKFKSSYETGDKRIDYVYDVTLADPKAIWKFLGKGVSDEVSTASKQDIVLIRLADIMLLRAEALNKKGGAANIAEALLLLNKIRTRAGLTAFATEADAKAVYGDLESAILHERSIELCFEGHRWFDLVRTGKAISTMKPINGLSDEKNLVWPISITSLQKNPNLEQNEYYK; encoded by the coding sequence ATGAAAACTATAAAATTTATAATTATTTCCCTGTTGTCATTTTCAATTGTTTCTTGTTCCGGATTATTAGATAAAGAGCCAATAAGCAGTTTTTCTGCGGACGGTTTTTATAAAACAACAAGCGACGCACAAACAGGGGTATACGGAATATATGATGCAGCACAAAGTGCTTTCAGAACGAATTTTTCCTATTGGGGAGAAGGAAGGGCAGACAATGTAAAAACAGCTCAATCGGGAGAAGGTTTAGCACTTATTCAGAATAACCTGGATGCTTCGTTAGGGTCTGCCTATTGGGGAGACTTATATAATATAATAAATCGGGCAAACTACGCTATTAAATATATTCCTAATGTATATAGTGCAACAGATGCTACAGGAAGTCGATTAATAGGTGAAGCCAAAGCATTAAGGGCATTGGCATACTTTTATCTTGCAAGAGTTTGGGGCGACGTTCCTGTTATAACTGAACCGTATTTATCAATTGACCAAGGAATCTTTGTTACAAAAACAGATAAAGAAACTGTTTTGGATTTAGTCGAAGACGACTTAAAATTTGCGGCTCAATATTGTATAGATAAATTTGGAGACAACAGAGACAGGATAATGTTTACAAAAGGTTCGGCAAATGCTTTGTTAACCCAAGTGTATATGTGGAGACATAAATACGATGAAGCAATAACAACTTCAAAATTAGTGTTAGATAACAGTTTATATTCGTTAGTTACAACAATGGCTGATTGGGGAAATATATTTACTGCCGGATACTCTAAAGAAAGTATTTTTGAAGTTGCTTATAGCGATAAAGAAACCAATTCATTAAGAGTATTATACGCTATCGGCTCTTATGCTATTTATACTCCGTCAGAAAAATTTAAATCCTCTTACGAAACAGGCGATAAAAGAATTGATTATGTATATGACGTAACGCTTGCCGATCCTAAAGCAATATGGAAATTTTTAGGAAAAGGCGTAAGCGATGAAGTTTCTACAGCTTCAAAACAAGATATTGTTCTTATTAGGTTGGCTGATATAATGTTACTTCGTGCTGAGGCGCTCAACAAAAAAGGAGGTGCTGCAAATATAGCAGAAGCTCTCTTACTGTTAAACAAAATAAGAACTCGTGCCGGACTAACCGCTTTTGCTACTGAAGCTGATGCTAAAGCTGTTTACGGCGACTTAGAATCTGCAATTCTACACGAAAGATCAATAGAATTATGCTTTGAAGGACACCGTTGGTTTGATTTGGTTCGTACGGGAAAAGCTATTTCGACAATGAAACCGATAAATGGATTAAGTGATGAAAAAAATCTGGTTTGGCCTATTTCAATAACTTCATTACAAAAAAATCCTAATTTGGAACAAAACGAGTATTATAAATAA
- a CDS encoding conserved exported hypothetical protein (Evidence 4 : Unknown function but conserved in other organisms) — protein sequence MKKISKIIGASLKLFILAVVLGTFTKCEIQDDFKYQSSPTNANLGKTCWGFIQERTDIMSMMQDAINRAQMQSYYSEDKGYTYILPRNNAWTKYLKSKSYTAISDIPVAELQNILKYHLVKAKVNFSDPVLITSNNPIAYDTESGSIMYLSHNTNFQGLINQNTKKSWTIITSNLVPTNGVIHVVDDVVYLSQ from the coding sequence ATGAAAAAAATATCGAAAATAATCGGAGCATCCTTAAAATTGTTTATTTTAGCAGTGGTTTTAGGAACTTTTACGAAATGCGAAATACAAGATGATTTTAAGTATCAATCCAGCCCTACTAATGCAAATTTAGGAAAAACATGCTGGGGGTTCATTCAAGAGAGAACCGATATTATGTCTATGATGCAGGATGCAATCAATAGAGCACAAATGCAGAGTTATTACTCTGAAGACAAAGGATATACTTATATCTTGCCTAGAAATAATGCTTGGACAAAGTACTTAAAGAGTAAAAGTTACACCGCAATTTCAGATATTCCTGTGGCAGAGCTTCAAAACATACTAAAGTATCATCTTGTAAAGGCAAAAGTAAATTTTTCAGATCCGGTGCTTATAACATCGAATAATCCTATTGCTTACGATACGGAAAGCGGTTCGATAATGTATTTATCTCATAATACAAACTTTCAAGGTTTGATTAATCAAAATACAAAAAAATCGTGGACCATTATTACCTCGAATTTAGTGCCTACAAATGGCGTTATTCACGTAGTTGATGATGTTGTATATTTAAGTCAATAA
- a CDS encoding hypothetical protein (Evidence 5 : Unknown function), with protein sequence MNKYRLVFSNKIVLMILGYALIIKVYPFSSNPTYIPSNNQILEKTGNFPFFNIIKQYNVGDYIPKDQGGKFIQSELFDSENDEYIVKQIQKGALENIYGNPINWIKYEETELEKSVWLSRLYFLPSFGRMYYLTNDSAYISYAMNFLRKWYNENLELFKQKRTKYNWTDMQIAWRCIHLSWFYFLGEKALSETDKEFIIDILDEHSKILLEHFGKQPLNEFNHQSHGALAMLYVGALFPQMEQSKSLIDTSLKILEHHIQYAFYKDGGNVEQMFGYYPFEAHIFRDAYLLCKYNNVEKPNGIDELLVKMQSFISAVKQPNETMPPVNDSYEMPTEVILETLGKINDTLSQNNLCKSKFFNETQIGVIKKRIGNNSWYILANPAKTIGAHMHAGRLAFNIWYNNTPIIRDGGCCNYDNPLLYQWYRTSTAHNTVLIDGKTDEATSTDLLWAPKRETQNKITDFIEDKDFTFLRMHSPADEKTNSSVDWYRSIVLIDSACLILHDFFKTESRHSYELLFHFSDSVNILKGNNTLSIDKNSTKINIFPVDKNIIENLSIKEGFINVDGKNIKAPYAQYTINANGDLHSFIIFTPRNKNEFKIKTLANSDGAGLKIKINNKNRTLLFPNPDCKSLNIFKKNTQNQFEIF encoded by the coding sequence ATGAATAAATACAGATTAGTTTTCTCAAATAAGATTGTGTTGATGATTTTGGGGTATGCTTTAATTATTAAAGTATATCCCTTTTCAAGTAACCCGACGTACATTCCAAGCAATAATCAAATTTTAGAAAAAACAGGAAACTTTCCTTTTTTCAATATTATAAAACAATATAATGTCGGCGATTACATTCCAAAAGATCAAGGAGGAAAATTTATTCAATCTGAATTATTCGATAGTGAAAATGATGAGTATATCGTTAAACAAATTCAAAAAGGCGCTTTAGAAAATATTTACGGGAATCCTATTAATTGGATAAAATATGAAGAAACAGAATTAGAAAAAAGCGTCTGGTTAAGCCGTTTGTATTTTTTGCCTAGCTTTGGAAGAATGTATTATCTAACAAATGATAGTGCGTATATTTCTTATGCAATGAATTTTCTTCGGAAATGGTACAATGAAAATTTAGAATTGTTTAAGCAAAAAAGAACAAAATATAATTGGACAGATATGCAAATAGCATGGCGATGTATACATCTTAGCTGGTTTTATTTTTTAGGAGAAAAAGCGCTTTCAGAAACTGATAAAGAGTTTATCATTGATATATTAGATGAACATTCAAAAATACTTCTTGAACATTTTGGGAAACAACCGTTGAACGAGTTCAATCATCAATCTCACGGAGCATTGGCAATGCTTTATGTGGGTGCGCTGTTTCCACAGATGGAACAATCAAAATCGCTTATAGACACTTCACTAAAAATTCTTGAACATCACATTCAATATGCTTTTTATAAAGACGGCGGAAATGTAGAGCAAATGTTTGGGTATTATCCTTTTGAGGCACATATTTTTAGAGATGCATATCTGCTTTGTAAGTATAATAATGTTGAGAAACCAAACGGAATTGACGAGTTGCTGGTGAAAATGCAGAGTTTTATTTCTGCCGTAAAACAACCCAATGAAACAATGCCTCCTGTGAATGATTCGTATGAAATGCCTACAGAAGTTATACTTGAAACGCTCGGAAAAATAAACGACACGCTTTCTCAAAATAATTTATGCAAAAGTAAATTTTTTAATGAAACCCAAATTGGTGTAATTAAAAAAAGAATAGGAAATAATTCCTGGTATATTTTGGCAAATCCGGCAAAAACAATTGGCGCACACATGCACGCAGGCAGATTAGCTTTCAATATTTGGTATAACAACACGCCTATTATTAGAGATGGTGGATGTTGCAATTACGATAATCCTTTATTATATCAATGGTATAGAACTTCAACGGCACACAACACGGTTTTAATAGACGGAAAAACCGATGAAGCAACATCAACCGATTTGTTGTGGGCACCCAAAAGGGAAACACAGAACAAAATAACTGATTTTATAGAGGATAAAGATTTTACCTTTTTAAGAATGCACTCTCCGGCTGACGAAAAAACAAATTCTTCCGTGGATTGGTACAGGTCAATCGTTTTGATTGACAGCGCCTGTCTTATTTTACATGATTTTTTCAAAACCGAGAGCCGGCACAGTTACGAATTATTATTCCATTTTAGTGATTCTGTCAATATCTTAAAGGGAAATAATACTCTCTCGATAGATAAAAATTCTACAAAAATTAATATTTTTCCTGTCGACAAAAATATAATCGAGAATCTTTCAATAAAAGAGGGATTTATAAATGTGGATGGAAAAAATATTAAAGCTCCTTATGCTCAATATACAATAAACGCAAATGGAGATTTGCACTCATTCATTATTTTCACCCCGAGAAATAAAAATGAATTTAAAATAAAAACACTGGCAAATTCAGATGGAGCGGGTTTAAAGATAAAGATAAACAATAAAAACCGCACGTTATTATTTCCAAATCCCGACTGTAAATCATTAAATATTTTCAAAAAGAACACTCAAAATCAATTTGAGATATTTTAA
- a CDS encoding hypothetical protein (Evidence 5 : Unknown function) encodes MRYFNILFYNDKKTPNIHYVASSYLLSANKSKFSKQPHK; translated from the coding sequence TTGAGATATTTTAATATACTTTTTTATAATGATAAAAAAACTCCAAATATTCATTACGTTGCTTCTTCTTATTTGCTATCCGCAAATAAAAGCAAATTCTCAAAACAGCCTCACAAATGA